CCTATTCAGGGCTAGTTAGAAGCCACTCTAATGACACAATTAGTCACCCACTTGTCAAGCAAAGAGCCTGCTAGTAGGGAGTCTGGCAGACTCAGCAGAGAAAGGCCTGAGCCCAGTCTCATTGCCGCCTCTCCTGCCCCAAGAGCTTCACTCCAGGGCAAACCATTGTATCCAGCAAGGGAAGGAGGCGGCTGCAGAGAGCCCTTGGCTTGCCCACAGCTTCCACTATGCTAGCCCATGGCTTCCTAGCCATCCTGCCACCCAAGAACAAAGTATTGAAATCTGACCAGAGACCAGAGCAGGTGGCCTGGCCTGGCACTGAGACATCCCAGTATCCCGGGCAAGCACGGATCCAATCTACAAAGATGCATCTCAGAAACTGAGAGCGTGAGGAGTACCCTGAAGACTGATGGCGGGCTCCTAGGAGGCGGGCAAGGTAGTTTGGGGCTCTCAACTGCGACGATCAGGGCCTCCTCTTGCACCTTTTGTTTCATATAAGCTGGGCTCATCCGCAAcgcagggggtgggggctgagggggtgcCAACGCCTACAAGCAGTTTGAAAACTACAATCCCATGGTTGCCCAGTAAGTGCCTTCCTCAGTCCTGTCCTTCCAGCCTCACGAAACGCCCACACTGACTCTGGAATCTGGATTCCAGTTGACCTAAAAGACAGGCAACTTCTCTTCTTGCACATTCCACCCCAAAGTACTGTGTTGTCAAGAGAGAGCTCACTCTAATCCAGACCTTGAAGTAGGACACGTGTTTGTGGATTTAGGCAAGGGTGGGCAGAAGAGGGGCAAGAAGAGGGTGCTGCAGGGCAGAGTGTCAAGGGCCTTGAAAGGCCCCGGAGGGCCAGGGCCGGGAGGAATAGAGGACAGCTCCAAAGTGAGGCAGTTGGAGGCACTTTGAGGGAGGATGGGGCGTCCCAGCCTCAGGAACACTCCTTTCCTGCCGGCCACTAGCTCGGCCCTTCCTGGGCAGGTCCAGCCAGCAGGCTCGTAGGTGCCATCCCGGGGACCCCACGGCGACCTCGGAGCGTACCTGCCTCCCCTCGGCCGCTGGCTCCTCCGCCTCGGACTCCTCTGGTTCCGCCACGCGCTCGGACTGGCACGGTCCCTCCGGGGCGGGCTCCGGGGCGCAGGACTCTGGAGGCTCAGGCGGCGCAGGAGCCCCGGGGGCCTCGGCCGAGGCGGTGCTCTCCGGGACCGGGGCCCGGGCCGCTCCACGCCGCAGCAGCAGCCAGGCGAGCAGCAGCGCTAGCGCCGTGACCAGAGCGGGTAGCGCGGCCAGCAGCTCGACCGGCGACTCCATCGCGCCGTGGCCGCCGAGTGGCCGCCAGCCCGGACCCCGAGGGAGCCCGCCGCGCCCCGCCGCCAGGCCACGCCCAGGGGCGGAGTTTCGTCAAGCCCACACCCCTCGCGCCCTAAGGGTGATTCGGAGCTCGGACCTTGGGAGGCGCTGAAAAGCTCGCT
This sequence is a window from Mus pahari chromosome 14, PAHARI_EIJ_v1.1, whole genome shotgun sequence. Protein-coding genes within it:
- the Mxra7 gene encoding matrix-remodeling-associated protein 7 isoform X2; translated protein: MESPVELLAALPALVTALALLLAWLLLRRGAARAPVPESTASAEAPGAPAPPEPPESCAPEPAPEGPCQSERVAEPEESEAEEPAAEGRQDEDSDSEMGPPTEEPEEEDGEAFSFKYSPGQLRGSQYKKMMTKEELEEEQRIELTSDLTSL
- the Mxra7 gene encoding matrix-remodeling-associated protein 7 isoform X3 yields the protein MESPVELLAALPALVTALALLLAWLLLRRGAARAPVPESTASAEAPGAPAPPEPPESCAPEPAPEGPCQSERVAEPEESEAEEPAAEGRQDEDSDSEMGPPTEEPEEEDGEAFSFKYSPGQLRGSQYKKMMTKEELEEEQRTEE
- the Mxra7 gene encoding matrix-remodeling-associated protein 7 isoform X1, with amino-acid sequence MESPVELLAALPALVTALALLLAWLLLRRGAARAPVPESTASAEAPGAPAPPEPPESCAPEPAPEGPCQSERVAEPEESEAEEPAAEGRQDEDSDSEMGPPTEEPEEEDGEAFSFKYSPGQLRGSQYKKMMTKEELEEEQRVQKEQLAAIFKLMKDNKDTFGEMSDGDMQEQLRLYDM